The following nucleotide sequence is from Chryseobacterium sp. CY350.
AACCTCCCAACAAAGTGACAGCCGGAGATAATTCAACAAAATCATCAACTTGACAATCATGAGTTATTGTGACATTGTAATAAACTAAACTACATCTTCCAATTATTACACTATTAGATAAAATTACATTATCTAAAATAGTTGATCCTTCAGCAATTTTCACATCATAAGATCCAATTTGTGCTTTATCACTAATTACAGATATACACTTTCCATTCAAAGAAATAAATTTTTTATAAATGTTAAATCTTAAATGTGGATTTCCGATCCCAATAGTAAAATTAGAATCTGAAAGATCAAAAAACTCTTTAACTTCATCTTCATCTTTGAGGATTTTAAATTTGTTAAATAAGAGGCTATCACCATAATGATTAACATCATCAAAGAATGCCAAGTTAGATAATTGATTTTTTTGATGAAAAATTTCTAAAACTTCCTTTGCAAAACCTTTTGCTCCAATTATTAACATTACTTAATTATTTTGGATTCTTAACAACAATCTACAAATCAAATCTACTTCTTCCAAAGAAAGATCAACATAGAGAGGTAGACATAAGACTCTTTTTGCAAAATCGTCAGTTACTTGAAAATTTTGTTTTTCAAGATAAGGAAGCGTACTAGCTAGAGAAGGATAAAAATAACGACGTGTAAAAATCTCATGTCTCTGTAGGCCCTCCATGCATTTTAACATTAATTCTTCTGTGTCAAAAACTAAAGGATAATAAGCATAATTTAATGTGCCTTCTTTATGCCATACTGGTTGTCTGGCCTTTAATCCTTTTAATTTTTCATTATAATATT
It contains:
- a CDS encoding acetyltransferase, which translates into the protein MLIIGAKGFAKEVLEIFHQKNQLSNLAFFDDVNHYGDSLLFNKFKILKDEDEVKEFFDLSDSNFTIGIGNPHLRFNIYKKFISLNGKCISVISDKAQIGSYDVKIAEGSTILDNVILSNSVIIGRCSLVYYNVTITHDCQVDDFVELSPAVTLLGGCHIGAFSQIGSGATILPKVKIGSNVIIGAGSVVNKDIPDNCVAVGVPARVIKKI